TCCGTATCAAAACCCTTGCAGAGAAACACTACGAAAACTCAGGCCATGACTTGAGACAGCTTAAGAGCGCTGGACAATCACAAGCTTCCTTGTACCAGGTAACTCCGAAGTCTGCTTATTTTTTAGAAGTTCTCTCTGGTTGTCTTGGGAAAATTTACCGAGTAATACTTCTATTCAATGAACATTTCCGGTTCAAATTAAGCAATTTTCTGCATGGAGGTTTCCCAATTTTATGGGTttttttcaattcgattttataAGGGTTGTTGAACTCTGTGCATTAGAAACGCCAATTTGTTGGTGGGTTTATTGGATATGTTCAGTACCTCAAGGTTGCAGAGATAATGGATCTAATCGACTCGAACAATGAACACTATAGCTCTATTTGTTGCAAGGATGGCTCCTTATAGGTTATCGTTTAGCTCGTACATTTCGAGAAAACTGTGTGACTATAGTTTTGATTGTGATAAAAGTGAGAATGGATTTGAGCACATTGATGAACCCTTGAAGAGAGTATGCAGATATTCAGATTTTGATTCTTCTGGATACGAAATCAGTAATGAAGAGCATTTCACCCTGAAGCACCGATTTTTTGAGCACGTGAGGAGGGATGCTGCAAGCGTTCTTGATATTCTCAGACAAGATGGCCTAGGCTTCGATGCAAAAGCAGCATTAAGTCAGTTGCATATAAGGATGTCGGGGCTTCTTGTCAGGGAAGTCCTTATGGGGATTTTGAAGAACATAAATTATGAGAATAAAGAAAGGTCTGCTAGATTAGGGTATACTTTTTTCTTGTGGTCTGGTCAGCAGGAAAATTACAGGCACACTGCGAATACATATCATTTGATAATGAAGATATTAGCAGAATGTGAGGAGTTCAAGGCAATGTGGAGATTGCTTGATGAGATGGTTGAGGATGGGTTCCCAACTACAGCACGGACATTTAACATATTGATCTGTAGTTGTGGTGAGGCAGGACTGGCTAGAAAAGTCGTGGAGAGGTTCATTAAATCAAAGAAATTCAATTATAGGCCATTCAAGCACTCTTTCAATGCAATTCTACATTCACTTTTTGTAGTTCATCACTACAAGTTGATTGAGTGGGTACATCAGCAGATGCTAGTTGAGGGTCATTCCCCAGATATTCTAACTTATAATATTCTTATGTGTGTAAAGTATAGATTGGGGAAGTTGGATCAGTTTAATAGATTGCTTGATGAAATGGGTAGGAGTGGATTTTCACCAGATTTTTATACTTATAATATCCTTCTCCATGTTCTTGGTAAAGGGGACAAGCCACTTGCAGCACTTAATCTTTTGAATCATATGAAGGAAGTTGGGATCGATCCAAATGTCCTTCACTTCACTACTTTGATAGATGGATTGAGCCGAGCTGGGAATTTAGAAGCCTGCAAGTATTTCTTTGATGAAATGATAAAATATGGATGCATGCCAGATGTTGTTTGTTACACTGTAATGATCACTGGATACATAGTGGTGGGAGAGCTTGAAAGGGCTCAGGTGTTGTTTGATGAGATGAAAGCgaggggcaacttaccaaatgTATTTACCTATAATTCTATGATTCGTGGATTTTGTATGGCAGGGAGGTTTGAGGAGGCCTGCTCCATGCTCCAGGAAATGGAATCCAGAGGATGTAATCCTAATTTTGTTGTGTACAGTACCCTATTGTGCAATTTGCGGCATGCTGGAAAGCTTTCTGAAGCTCGTAAAGTAATAAGACAGATGATAGAGAAAGGGCATAATGTCCATCTAGTCTCAAAGTTCAAAGGATATAGAGGGTGCTGAAGTAATAGGCTGTCTCCAGTGGAGAATTTTAATGGTTAACTTCACTGGCATAATACTCATAGGCTTGGCTCAGGTTGGATCCTTGTACCTGCTGACCTTAATAGATGTCCTGGAAACTAAAAGGGTAAATTTTAACCTTGTCATTCTTTGTTCATTGAGTGTAACTGAAATGGAAAAGAAAGCtgtttttctttataattaCCTATCTTTGTTTTTGCGCTTCCTTAAGTAAAGTCATTCTTTGGGAATTCCTGTGGAGCAACTAATGAGATATAGTTGCATGTATCATCTATTTCTCCTAATCTTTTTGCTTTGATGCTCACTACCTGCATTAAATTAGTGGCATGTTTCTGAACACCTTGAATTACGATAATATCCTGCTTTTCAGTAAATTTTGTCCAAAAGATTGAGGGAAAAAAATTGTTTGTATTTGAatctggattttgaaattttacTGTTATCATATTTATTGTTGATCAATTTTCTGGTCTAAAAAATAATAGATGGAATGTTTGTTTTTCAATTTAGAAAGCAGTTGGCATTCATTGATAAATATTTGGAGAAGAATTTGGGGATAAAAAAATATGGTCCAAAAATTGACAATAAAAATTGAAGCATTTCCAAAGCTTGGGTTCTTTTAGTAGAATGCACTTAGTCTTCCAATGTCTTGTATGGGTGGAAAGTGAGTATGCCCTTTTATTGGGCAATATTATCATCTATTAATCTTATAAGTTACAAAAATCTGGGGCTGTTAAATTTCTTATGTAATTAATGGCTAATGTCAAGGTCAAGCGTTGGTTGGCCTTCCATCTTGtcatgaaataataaaaataagaatttcGGTTATGCAGCCCCGTGAGGAAAACTTTAACATATGTTGCCTTTTTTAATTCTTTGTATATTTTTGATGTTGGTCTGACCAGTGGATGCTACATGCTATAAGATGGAGATTACTATCTATTACCAAATATTGTTGTTTGTTAGTCTTCCTCTTTTTTTTGGCAACTTAATTTTTCTTTCGGTAGCAATTAGTAAGGCATTTGGTTTTTTTCATTCATCAATTTCATGcctgttataggttataggaagtaaatatgttaatataggaagtaaatattgatagatgtattagttgcttaatcttactAATTGCATGATTATAGtcttgattttctttcctttttagatacagtctctcatgtataaatatgttgtaatctctattataATACATATCAAATATTacctttctacatggtatcagagcctctcccatagaagtttaaatttttttagagaTTTAGGGCTTTGTTCATTTGTtttgagacttagggctctgttcatttgggttacccttAGTTGGTAATATTTGGATCTCACCGCCCACCTAGGAAGGGCGCCAGAGTGCCGGCGAAGCATCCTTGAAGAGCCGACGGGCATTTGGCCGGCAAGTGAGCCTCAAGCGCTACGACAAAGTTCTGCCGCCCCATTCGCTTTGGGTACTGTTCATGTTCGAGTACTGTTCACCTCCTGTTTTCtgattttttgtttcttttgttgctattGCTTTGGGTTAGTTGTTCTcatggctgaagttaaaaccatcgtaactgatgtgattcctgtgatgattaaaattacaaaatacaaATTAAATGGATTTAATTTTTTGGATTGGAGTAAGACTATCCGTATTTATTTACGAAGTATCAGAATGAATAATCATCTTACTAGGAGAGATTGAATTAAGGATGCTCGATTATTTTTGCAGATCCGAAATTCTATTCATAGTAAGGTAATCAACCTTATTAATCACTgtaaatttgttaaaaaattaatggagtatttgaaatttttatattttggtaAATGGAATATTTCTCGTATTTATAATGTGTGTAAGGTGTTTTATCGAGCTGAGAAAAATGATAGAACTTTGACCTCTTATTTTATGGATTTCAAAAGAGTGTACGAGAAACTTAATGGCTTGATGTCTTTTAGTACAGATGTGAaaactcaacaagctcaacaagaGCAAATGGCTGTTATGAGTTTTCTTGCAAGTCTCCCTCCAAAGTTTGAGACAGCTAAATCTCAGATTCTTTCTGTTTCTGAAATATCATCGTTACATGATGTGTTCACTAGGGTGTTGCATACAGAGTCTCCAAGTCCTTCAGACACCCCTAGTGCTCTTGTTAGTTACAATGACAGTGGCAGACATAATAACAGAGGTAGACACAGGGGAAGTTTTAATGGTGGTAGAAGATCTCAGCGTCCTGGGGAAACAGTTTCTACTTCTGATTCCGGTGGAATCATTTGTTATTACTGACATACTAAGAAGACATGCTAGAAACTTCAGAATAAAAATCAGCGCTCATAAATGGCGCATATGGCAGTTGAGGCCTCTTCTGAtcagggaattttgatatctgccgatgagtatgcacaattcaccCAAATTCAGGCATCTCTGAAATCCTCTAACTCTATCATTGCAATTGtcgagtcaggtaactctactgcatatcttgtgtcttcatcctctaaatgggttattgattctggtgctaccgatcatatgtcaggtaattctaccatTAAGTCTCATGCATCGACTTCTTATGTTATTAttgctgatggcactaaatcttcTGTCATGGGTTCTGGACATGTCAACTCAACCCCTTCCATTTCTGTATTCTCTATGTCATGTCTTCCTAAGTTCGCctttaatttgctttctgttagtaaactcactcgtgcactgatttgttgtgtctcattctttcctgatcattgtgttttTAAGGATCTTTcaacgaagcagattattggtagagggcgtgagtcagagggtcttttTGTCTTGGATCAGTAACTACTTAAATTTCTTGCATGTTCCAtgcgtttaacaccttttgatgttcattgtcgtttggaGCATCATTCTCTCTcggttttgaagaagttatatccacagtttcattctttgtctgttttaaattgtgaatcttgtcaATTTGCTAAACCTCACCGTTTACCTACAGTGTCTCAAGTCATtaaacgggcttcgtcccccctttgagttagtacattcCGATGTTTGGGGTTCTTGTCCTATTGTGTTTAAGTCTGGTTTTAAgtactttgttacttttgttgatgatttctctcgcACTACTTGGTTacttttaatgaagagtcgttcagaattattcTCTATCTTTTATgccttttatgctgaaatccaaattCAATTCAATATTTCCATTCgaatattgcaaagtgataatgctaaagagtatttTTCTGGAGAATTTCGATCTTATTTGATATAAAAATGGATTTTTTATCAGTTTTTCTGTGTTGTCACTTCTTCACAGAATGGAGttgccagaaaaaaaaaattgacatcTTCTTAaagtagccagagccctcttattccgAATGAAAGTACCTAAATATTTTTGGGCTTATACTGTATCCAATActtgttttttgatcaatcgcatgccCTCTTTCgttcttcatggtgatatctCTTACAACATATTGTTttccactaaatctttgtttcctattgagccacgtatctttggttgtacttgttttattcgtgatgttcgtccacagattactaaattggatctcaaatcactcaaatgtcttttttggctactctcgacgtcaaaaaaggtatcgttgtttttctcctgatcttaATCGGTACCTTGTGTCTGCTGATGTAACATTTTTTGAGTCCACtccattttttccttttttttccgccatcatctgtttatgaCACCCAgggggaggaagatgacctcttgttatacactgtttGCTCTCTCACTTCAGACTATTCCTACACCTTCCGCTCATGTGCCATGttgccctcccatctttcatgtttattctagacgcttagaggactctgactccgctCCGCTATCCACTTCTTCATCGACAgatcctgctcccactgatccttcaccgtctgatttggatttgcccattgctatTTGCCAAGGTAAATGTGCTTGCACTCATCCTATTTCGTCTTTTGTCTCTTATGGTCAATTATCATTTTCTTCTCATTGTTTTGCCACtactttagattctatttcagtcCCTAAAATTGTTATTGAGGCTTTATCCCATCCTGATTGGCGtactgcaatggaagaggaaataaTGGCCTTAGACGTTAATGGtgcttgggagttgatgtccttgcccccaggaaagcgggctattggatgtaaatgggtgtttgcagtgaaagtaaaccctgatggatctgttgctcgcctcaaggTCCGTTTAGTGGCTAAAGGTTATgctcaaacttatggagttgactattctgatacattctctccagttgccaagctcgcatccGTCGactgtttatttccttggcagctacacatgattggcctttgcatcaactggatattaaaaatgcttttcttcatggtgatctttAGGAGGAGATTTATAtcgagcaaccacctggttttgttgctcggGGGGAGTTAAgcaaggtttgtagactttGAAAATCCCTCTATGGCTTaaaacagagtcctcgggcatggtttggcaggtttagtgaggtgctccaacagtttggaatgaagatgagtaagtgtgatcactcagagttttatagaaattctgatgaTGGAGCAATTATGCTTGTAGTATTTatggatgatatcgttatcacaggaagtgacGTTGCtagcatcacatccctaaaggaattttttaaaacacagtttcatacaaagaatttgggttccttgaaatattttttgggcATGAAAGTTATGCAGTGTAAAAAACGCATCTTTTTATCTCAAataaaatatgttcttgatttgttggcagaaacaggaaaatttggtgctaagccttgtagtgctcCAATGACCCCTAATCTTCAACTTACCACATAAGACATTGAGTCATTTGTAGATCCTAAAatgtatagaagattagttggcaagttgaattatttgacggtgactcgtactgatattgcatattaagtgagtgtggtaagtcagtttatatCATTTCCTACTGTTGCTTAGTGGGATGTTATGGGATagattctttgctacttgaaagGGGCCCCCAGAATGAGGCATtttctatggtaaccatgggcacttAAATAGTGAAtgtttttctgatgctgattgggtaGGCTTgaaggttgataggaggtcaactactggATATTGTGTTTCTATGGAAGGTAACCTGAtatcatggaaaagtaagaagcaaatgTGGTCTCTTGTTCTAGTTccgaatctgaatatcgagtcATGACACAAGCCGTatgtgaaatcttgtgggtgcgtcaactgttggaagaggttgggttcacaaattcggtgtctcctaagttgtggtgtgataatcaagcagctattcacattgcctccaatccaatatttcatgagaggactaaacacatcgagattgactgtcattttgttcgtgagaagGTCCAACAAAATATAATCTCAACAGGACATATCCAAATTGTAGAACAATTAGGAAATATCTTTACTAAAACactaaatgggactcgagttgattatatatgtaacaagttgggcatgattaacatttatattCCAACTTGAGAGGAGTGTTATAACTCATAGGAAgcaaatatgttaatataggaataTAAAGTAAATATCTTAATataagaagtaaatattgatagatgtgttAGTTGCTTAATTTTAGGGGTTGCATGATCATAGtcttgattttctttcctttctagataaagtctctcatgtataaatatgttgtgATCTATAATAGATATCAAATATTAGCTTACTACAATGCCCAATTCTTAATTGAACGATGGGATTCTGGTCACTAGATTGTGcttattttcctttcctttttgtGTGTGGAGCTACATACTAGGAAGATTCAAGAAGTGCAGAGGAAAAGTTCAACTGAATGTTTAAGGATGTGTTTTGTCATTCCTTCAATCTGATTCCTTTTACAGGAGCAAAAATGTGCTGTTTGGTCAATCTAGAGCATGAGTTTCCTTTTATTGCTGCTTGGCTGGTTGATCACATACTTGAGGTTCATAAGTTATTTCTAAACTTCTGTCTGATAAGTTAGCTAAATCTCTATGATTGTTTATACTGTTCTCTACATATTACTAATTacctttgcttttctttttctaagtttCCTCAGTTGATTGTACTTCCTCTTGGATCTTAGAATTTTTTGATGGATCATTGACGTTGTGATATACTGCTCTCGTACTTGtaattatttatctatttttggaatttaaatttaaggagTGGAATTTTTGGTCTCCTCTTTTCCACTCTGAAACTCTATGCAAGGCTTAGGAATAGATGAAAAAAGTGACACTagagaaggttgtggttgttcCTTATGTAATGGTGCAGCAATGTAAATGATGAGGATGGTGGGTTAAGGGGTGCATTGTAATTTTAGTAATGGCTGTTTCAGCATTGGCTCTGCATtgctatttgtcagaaagaTGGAATGATCATTGCCAAATAGTTATGATGCTGGCGCTGACAAGAGGGGCATGGTGAAACTAATTTAGAGATCTCCTGTAAATCCTTGTTCATTGTTTTTCCTGAATTTGAGATCTCTGATAAATGGAGATCTTGAAATGAGCAGAGACTTCTGGTAGTCCAAGGTTCTAAATTCTATACTGAACCTTTGGTGGAAGCAACTAGAAGAACActtgaaaaattttactttcCCCAGCTTTGACTGTTAATTCAAGAAAGAACTATGTTGTTGGTACAAATTAATGACGAGAACAAGGGACCGAAGAGACTTGTCTTCTTTAAGCTGCCATTATTGGAATATGTTGGCAATTCTCCATATTATTCCATCTTCCTTGTCCTGATATAATTGCGTTAGATGCAGACAACCATATTTATAATTGTTTTGCAATCATATGCATTTCAGCCATTGTGTTGGTAATTATGCAGCCTTTATGTTTCCCAGATGTTTGAGTAACCTCATGTTAAATCCATCATTCGATCAGTAAGTTTTAGTAATATGAGATTGATTTGGGAGAAGGGATTAGATTAGTTGAGTATAAACTTGTGTAATTGCTAAAGAGAAAAAGGCATCTTGGACAGAGGATAAAGATAAAATGATCAGTGACCTTGCTTTGATTCTTTCTAACATTCAATGCGGGTATGCTTTTCATCTGAAGCCTAGACCACATTTGAAGGAATTGCATGGTGAACAAAACTTTGGGCTTTACACAGAAACTGATCGCTTCGTGATGGTCTTTTAACCTTTATAACGTGCCTTAGAGGTCGGCAACCTTGTACAGATGGATGCTCATGAAATTACCATTCCACTGTTTTTGTTCACCATTATACTTTTCTGCTGCTTTAATTCTCTATGCTGCTAGCTTGTGATATTATGCTTGCCAAAGTCCAGCTACTACGAACCAGATATTGATTCTAAATTTACCTGTGGAAATATCGCTGCGACTGAAGATGAGTAGAAGCAAGCAAAGTCACCCTACACCAGATTGGTTCTGAGAATAAACACGCACTTACTGTTCAGGTATCAGCGCTGCCATATGAAGCAATGAGCAGCCCTGTTTCAACCAATCTTTCACTTTTTAAAGGTAGTTTTGCATTCTCATCTTCTCATATGAATAGTAAATGTACAATTTTTCCAAAATGAGATGTGGTGCTACTACtggaaattttatattattctcAGGTTTGATGAATTTGTCATTTTCTTAGTGGGAATGGAATTCAAAATCAGCACGCTTGTCATGAAGCTCAGTGGCCAAGAGTTTGAAAATAGGGGGGAATTGCCACTTGCCAATGCCATTTCCGTGTTTGGCCATTATCGTCATTCCCAGCTAAGCATTCAATAAGTTCCAAAGCATGGCTTCTTGTCAATTGTCATGCTTAGTGGTTTGGATGGCCCACTATTACTATTATAAAGTTTCAAGTCTAACGAAGACAAATTGCGAATTCCTTTCTCCTCCCGTTTCACATTGAATAATGGTTCACGGAGGAAGAGTTTAATCAttccttttttcttcctttttgaagagttttttaCAAGGTATTATATTAGCatttgatattaaatttattaagtttgaatttattcattttgaagctgaataaattaataatcattCATGTTTTTTGTGTATACAGTTATTACGTTACTAAAAGTTGAATGAATTATATGTATTTGCGCTTATGTTGttaaattattaactatttgaaatttaaggaataaataaaatgataataaaattagtggtaaaatgaaattttatataaagatggagtaatttttttatttctatcaTTTATTCTTTTTATGCTATCTTCCCCTTTCCCTTTCtcaataagaattaaataaatataatataaaagtgatcgaataaaatttaaaaaaatagtaattaattcatttttctactttatttatttttcatactaTATAAGTGTCCTATAATGATAGGCTTATATTCAAGGTTCTCTTTAATGTTTAAGAGAATTGGAATAAGTCTGACTTTTTTGGTTTTGACTTTTGATATTCATCAAATTgagttataattaaaaaaatctaattgaattgttttaatttgattaaggCTGATTTCAGTgcaagtttattttaaattgaattgatttatttttaattttgaatcatAAACTGGTCAGGAAAGGCACTGAAATTTCAGAAATCGATTAAGGCTGATTTCAGTGTAAGTGATTAGGGAATCTAATAATTAACCAACGCTAAAATATCAAATCACCATCACTTTACTTTTCGCTAGTGATTGCTAACTTATCTGAAA
This Manihot esculenta cultivar AM560-2 chromosome 6, M.esculenta_v8, whole genome shotgun sequence DNA region includes the following protein-coding sequences:
- the LOC110617535 gene encoding pentatricopeptide repeat-containing protein At3g60050 — translated: MNTIALFVARMAPYRLSFSSYISRKLCDYSFDCDKSENGFEHIDEPLKRVCRYSDFDSSGYEISNEEHFTLKHRFFEHVRRDAASVLDILRQDGLGFDAKAALSQLHIRMSGLLVREVLMGILKNINYENKERSARLGYTFFLWSGQQENYRHTANTYHLIMKILAECEEFKAMWRLLDEMVEDGFPTTARTFNILICSCGEAGLARKVVERFIKSKKFNYRPFKHSFNAILHSLFVVHHYKLIEWVHQQMLVEGHSPDILTYNILMCVKYRLGKLDQFNRLLDEMGRSGFSPDFYTYNILLHVLGKGDKPLAALNLLNHMKEVGIDPNVLHFTTLIDGLSRAGNLEACKYFFDEMIKYGCMPDVVCYTVMITGYIVVGELERAQVLFDEMKARGNLPNVFTYNSMIRGFCMAGRFEEACSMLQEMESRGCNPNFVVYSTLLCNLRHAGKLSEARKVIRQMIEKGHNVHLVSKFKGYRGC